The Rhizobium leguminosarum bv. trifolii WSM1325 genome has a window encoding:
- a CDS encoding conserved hypothetical protein (KEGG: ret:RHE_PC00229 hypothetical protein), translating to MAKSSSDPRDEINAPLAHGALNLPLVAIDDYNNELRDKDGFVGDNANKKTFQQKLDDWRKRIRKVGDDPIGKTATEKLSKKKIDAILKGDDLAAAALVMGAVEDFAQDFADVIAKFLKDKGWGKTERIVVGGGFRRSHFGELTIARTMVILKAAGVDVEVVPIVHHPDEAGLIGAIHLMPRWMFKGHEAILAVDIGGTNVRAGVVKFGKDDVPNFADASVWESTIWRHADDEPSRTATIERLAAMLRDLIGKAEKANLKPAPIIGIACPGIIKADGSIERGGQNLPGGNWESDSFNLPAALMKAIPEIGDDSTFVMMHNDAVVQGLSQIPFMSDVSRWAVLTIGTGLGNAHFTNREGTKVR from the coding sequence ATGGCCAAAAGCAGTTCCGATCCCCGTGATGAGATCAATGCCCCGTTGGCACATGGCGCTTTAAACCTGCCATTGGTAGCGATCGACGATTACAATAACGAACTGCGTGACAAGGATGGCTTCGTTGGCGACAACGCCAACAAAAAGACGTTCCAACAAAAGCTCGACGATTGGAGAAAACGCATCCGCAAGGTTGGAGACGACCCGATCGGCAAGACCGCGACGGAGAAACTCTCCAAGAAAAAAATCGACGCTATTTTGAAGGGCGATGATTTGGCGGCGGCGGCGTTGGTCATGGGGGCAGTGGAGGATTTTGCGCAAGACTTTGCCGATGTGATAGCAAAGTTTCTGAAAGACAAAGGCTGGGGAAAGACAGAACGCATCGTCGTTGGCGGCGGCTTTCGTCGGAGCCACTTTGGCGAACTGACAATCGCCAGGACCATGGTCATTCTTAAAGCGGCCGGCGTCGACGTCGAAGTCGTGCCGATCGTACATCACCCCGATGAGGCCGGACTGATCGGTGCGATCCACCTGATGCCGCGCTGGATGTTCAAGGGCCACGAGGCGATCCTCGCCGTTGATATCGGCGGCACGAACGTTCGCGCCGGCGTCGTTAAATTCGGAAAGGACGACGTGCCGAATTTCGCGGATGCAAGCGTCTGGGAATCCACCATCTGGCGTCATGCCGACGATGAGCCAAGCCGCACCGCCACGATCGAAAGGTTGGCGGCGATGTTGCGGGATCTGATCGGCAAGGCCGAGAAGGCCAATCTCAAGCCAGCGCCGATCATCGGGATCGCATGCCCCGGCATCATCAAAGCCGATGGTTCAATCGAACGTGGCGGACAAAACCTGCCGGGCGGAAACTGGGAGAGCGACAGTTTCAACCTTCCCGCCGCACTGATGAAGGCCATTCCTGAGATCGGCGACGACAGCACATTCGTGATGATGCACAACGATGCAGTCGTGCAGGGATTGTCGCAGATCCCTTTTATGAGCGACGTGTCGAGATGGGCTGTGCTGACCATAGGCACGGGGTTGGGCAATGCGCACTTTACCAATCGCGAGGGCACGAAGGTGCGATAG
- a CDS encoding HAD-superfamily hydrolase, subfamily IIB (KEGG: ret:RHE_PC00228 trehalose-phosphatase protein~TIGRFAM: HAD-superfamily hydrolase, subfamily IIB; trehalose-phosphatase~PFAM: trehalose-phosphatase; Haloacid dehalogenase domain protein hydrolase type 3): MQDDAATQEMLSLVLEEPDRWAMFLDIDGTLLNLAPTPDAIEVPEALPGQLHRLSNKLGGALALVTGRSLAYADALFKPFAFPTAGLHGAEIRNAAGMQTVEATPEFQALKHALTAEAEHYPGVLIEDKGAAVAAHYRLAPEYEKVLEDRMHHYAELAGPNWALQLGKMVFELRPARSSKGDALERFFQSDPFKNRSPITIGDDLTDESMFAIANARGGVSVRVGAIGAPSCATSRLSSSALVRNVIAALAA; this comes from the coding sequence GTGCAGGACGATGCCGCTACACAGGAAATGCTTTCACTGGTCTTGGAGGAACCGGACCGCTGGGCAATGTTTCTCGATATCGACGGAACGCTGCTCAATCTTGCACCCACACCGGATGCGATAGAGGTTCCAGAGGCGCTTCCTGGACAACTTCATCGCCTGTCGAACAAGCTCGGCGGCGCCTTGGCGCTGGTCACCGGACGGTCTCTTGCTTATGCAGACGCGCTGTTCAAACCCTTTGCATTTCCGACAGCAGGCCTGCACGGCGCCGAAATCAGGAACGCCGCCGGAATGCAGACGGTCGAGGCGACACCTGAGTTTCAGGCGTTGAAACATGCGCTGACCGCTGAAGCCGAGCACTACCCTGGCGTCCTGATCGAGGACAAGGGCGCGGCCGTTGCCGCCCACTACCGGCTGGCGCCGGAATATGAAAAGGTGCTCGAAGACCGCATGCACCACTATGCGGAGCTCGCCGGGCCGAACTGGGCATTGCAGCTCGGCAAGATGGTATTCGAGCTGCGCCCGGCACGGTCGAGCAAGGGCGATGCGCTGGAGCGGTTCTTCCAGTCCGACCCGTTCAAGAACCGCTCGCCGATTACCATTGGCGATGATCTGACCGACGAGTCGATGTTTGCGATCGCCAATGCGCGTGGTGGCGTTTCCGTGCGTGTCGGCGCGATCGGCGCTCCCAGCTGCGCCACGAGCCGGCTGTCCTCTTCTGCGCTGGTCAGAAACGTGATTGCCGCCTTGGCCGCCTGA
- a CDS encoding transcriptional regulator, AraC family (PFAM: helix-turn-helix- domain containing protein AraC type~SMART: helix-turn-helix- domain containing protein AraC type~KEGG: ret:RHE_PC00227 AraC family transcriptional regulator), translated as MEPDLEVVQIRPGESFATKAHGYPYHTVRWHFHPEYELHLVVATTGRYFVGDFIGEFEPGNLVLAGPNLPHNWISDVPKGSSIPLRCQLIQFSENFISGTMKVLAELGPFDPVLEASRRGVLFGADTSRQVAPLMNEVQQAHGVRRIELFMMIVGLLSRAQDSQLLASPSYLPDPSGYMSAGINKALAYIRENLTKSFDEADLATIADQSTGAFSRAFRRHTGMSLVQYVKRLRINLACQILMSDDHASITDICFEVGFNNLSNFNRQFLAEKGMTPSRFRRLLGDNINVAKAA; from the coding sequence ATGGAACCCGACTTGGAAGTGGTTCAGATCCGGCCCGGCGAATCTTTCGCGACGAAGGCGCATGGCTATCCCTACCATACGGTTCGCTGGCATTTTCATCCGGAATACGAACTTCATCTCGTCGTGGCGACGACGGGACGCTATTTCGTCGGCGACTTCATCGGCGAATTTGAACCGGGCAACCTTGTGCTTGCCGGACCTAATCTTCCCCATAACTGGATCAGCGATGTCCCGAAAGGATCGAGCATTCCGCTTCGATGCCAGCTCATCCAGTTCAGCGAGAATTTCATCAGCGGTACTATGAAGGTGCTGGCCGAACTCGGGCCCTTCGATCCGGTTCTTGAAGCCTCGCGGCGCGGCGTGCTCTTCGGCGCCGATACCAGCCGGCAGGTGGCTCCCCTGATGAACGAGGTGCAGCAGGCACACGGTGTGCGTCGTATCGAGCTGTTCATGATGATCGTCGGCCTGCTCAGCCGGGCGCAGGATTCCCAGCTTCTCGCCAGCCCGAGCTATCTGCCCGATCCATCTGGCTACATGTCTGCCGGCATCAACAAGGCGCTCGCCTATATCAGAGAGAACCTGACGAAATCCTTCGACGAAGCCGATCTGGCGACGATTGCTGACCAGTCGACTGGCGCCTTTTCGCGCGCATTCCGCCGCCATACCGGCATGTCGCTGGTACAGTATGTGAAACGCCTGCGCATCAATCTCGCCTGCCAGATCCTGATGAGCGATGACCACGCATCGATCACCGATATCTGCTTCGAGGTCGGCTTCAACAATCTGTCCAACTTCAACCGGCAGTTTCTCGCGGAAAAGGGCATGACGCCTTCTCGCTTCAGGCGGTTGTTGGGCGACAATATCAACGTGGCAAAGGCGGCCTAG